The following are from one region of the Sandaracinus amylolyticus genome:
- a CDS encoding FG-GAP repeat domain-containing protein: protein MKAVRATLQTLAVLLGLWVVLAVVGLVAGVLPIPGLGGGATSETPAESADAGVAEVDAASEVDAAALDVDASVATDAGPPVPEVPRFRRDRWIVCPEPAIAPSLAAIDLIGDAHAELAVGCGDRWEIIAIQNDLPVRVARVDAPASDAESAPMAGAALAADFDADGARDLVLPLAFYGAGSATRGGGLYVVPRDRFGGFENPRVLAPIAAVGVVAGLVDEGDAIDLAVVHRANPFARLPSEVWVFAGGASPARRAVLRTAVGAQSAGLVDLDRDGKLDVIVTSPDEGRADVFFGSGTGPFPRHHTLTIPGASGVAIGDVDGDGANDALIEASGIVLVRARRASEGELEVTRIDAAPASAREVTTAQLDDDPAAEIVAWDHPRLVVIDTNAEGAFEALTRIELGPGELGPRRHVLADVDGDATPELVLLGVSAIDGVRSLELVVVPSAERGVVDVGDRRDVIDAPLLLRVPLPDAQAP from the coding sequence GTGAAAGCCGTGCGCGCGACGCTGCAGACCCTCGCGGTGCTGCTCGGTCTCTGGGTGGTGCTCGCGGTGGTCGGGCTCGTCGCGGGCGTGCTGCCGATCCCGGGGCTCGGTGGTGGCGCGACGAGCGAGACGCCCGCCGAGAGCGCGGACGCGGGCGTGGCCGAGGTCGACGCGGCGAGCGAGGTCGATGCCGCGGCGCTCGACGTCGATGCGTCGGTCGCGACCGATGCCGGTCCGCCGGTGCCCGAGGTGCCGCGCTTCCGCCGCGATCGCTGGATCGTGTGCCCCGAGCCCGCGATCGCACCGTCGCTCGCGGCGATCGATCTGATCGGCGACGCGCACGCCGAGCTCGCGGTCGGGTGCGGCGATCGCTGGGAGATCATCGCGATCCAGAACGACCTCCCGGTGCGCGTCGCGCGCGTCGACGCGCCCGCGAGCGACGCCGAGTCGGCGCCGATGGCGGGCGCCGCGCTCGCCGCGGACTTCGACGCGGACGGCGCGCGCGATCTCGTCCTGCCGCTCGCGTTCTACGGCGCGGGCAGCGCGACGCGCGGCGGCGGTCTCTACGTCGTGCCGCGCGATCGATTCGGCGGCTTCGAGAATCCGCGCGTGCTCGCGCCGATCGCGGCGGTCGGTGTCGTCGCGGGGCTGGTCGACGAGGGCGACGCGATCGATCTCGCGGTGGTGCATCGCGCGAACCCGTTCGCGCGGCTGCCGAGCGAGGTCTGGGTGTTCGCGGGCGGTGCATCGCCCGCGCGACGCGCCGTGCTGCGCACCGCGGTCGGCGCGCAGAGCGCGGGCCTCGTCGATCTCGATCGCGACGGGAAGCTCGACGTGATCGTGACCTCGCCCGACGAAGGGCGCGCCGACGTGTTCTTCGGGAGCGGCACCGGGCCCTTCCCGCGGCACCACACGCTCACGATCCCCGGCGCGTCGGGGGTGGCGATCGGAGACGTCGACGGCGACGGCGCGAACGACGCGCTGATCGAGGCGAGCGGCATCGTGCTGGTGCGCGCACGACGCGCGAGCGAAGGCGAGCTCGAGGTGACGCGCATCGACGCCGCGCCCGCGAGCGCGCGCGAGGTCACCACGGCGCAGCTCGACGACGATCCCGCCGCGGAGATCGTCGCGTGGGATCACCCGCGCCTCGTCGTGATCGACACCAACGCGGAGGGCGCGTTCGAAGCGCTCACGCGGATCGAGCTCGGCCCCGGCGAGCTCGGCCCGCGCCGTCACGTGCTCGCCGATGTCGATGGCGACGCCACGCCCGAGCTCGTGCTGCTCGGCGTGAGCGCGATCGACGGAGTGCGCTCGCTCGAGCTCGTGGTCGTGCCGAGCGCGGAGCGAGGCGTCGTCGACGTCGGCGATCGCCGCGACGTGATCGACGCCCCGCTGCTCCTGCGCGTCCCGCTGCCCGACGCGCAGGCGCCGTGA
- a CDS encoding PQQ-dependent sugar dehydrogenase, which translates to MERLRMVGAATLAMVLAAGCGDDDASTETDGGQRADSGSQMLDGGGADAARSDGGGGGDEDSGLPVVACDAPIPALTMVEVTTERFSSPLYVTQPPGSDDLYVVERGGRVRIVRDGDVLETPFLNVSGLLNGAPTGGNEWGLLGLAFHPQYQTNGRFFIAYTPNGSPWRNIIAEGTRSDDPDVAEDEVTPIVTVADDAGNHNGGMLAFGRDGYLYAGIGDGGLQRDPNNRAQDLSVLLGKVLRLDVSVVGEARVPADNPFSDSEIWALGLRNPWRFSFDRETGDFWVGDVGNETWEEISVVTAETASGVNFGWPIYEGSRESPNRNGRNLVAGTTHHPPIAEYTHEDGVSIVGGYVYRGSAIPALRGVYFYGDSSADDYVRGLRVCDGEVTRGPEAVPGLERSTLPSYGLVSFGEDNDGELYMVYLVTGEVLRIVAAE; encoded by the coding sequence ATGGAACGACTTCGAATGGTGGGAGCGGCGACGCTCGCGATGGTGCTCGCTGCAGGATGTGGCGACGACGACGCGAGCACGGAGACCGACGGCGGCCAACGCGCGGACTCGGGCTCGCAGATGCTCGACGGTGGCGGCGCCGATGCCGCCCGCAGCGATGGTGGCGGCGGGGGCGACGAGGACTCGGGCCTTCCCGTGGTCGCGTGCGATGCGCCGATCCCCGCGCTCACGATGGTCGAGGTGACGACCGAGCGCTTCTCGTCACCGCTCTACGTCACGCAGCCGCCGGGCTCCGACGATCTCTACGTCGTCGAGCGTGGTGGGCGCGTCCGCATCGTGCGTGACGGGGACGTGCTCGAGACCCCGTTCCTCAACGTCTCGGGCCTGCTGAACGGCGCTCCCACCGGCGGGAACGAGTGGGGCCTGCTCGGCCTCGCGTTCCACCCGCAGTATCAGACCAACGGTCGCTTCTTCATCGCGTACACGCCGAACGGCTCGCCCTGGCGGAACATCATCGCCGAGGGCACGCGGAGCGACGATCCCGACGTGGCCGAGGACGAGGTCACGCCGATCGTCACGGTCGCGGACGACGCCGGCAATCACAACGGCGGCATGCTCGCGTTCGGCCGCGACGGCTATCTGTACGCGGGGATCGGCGACGGCGGGCTGCAGCGTGATCCCAACAACCGCGCGCAGGATCTGTCGGTGTTGCTCGGCAAGGTCCTCCGCCTCGACGTGAGCGTTGTGGGCGAGGCGCGAGTGCCTGCGGACAATCCGTTCTCCGACAGCGAGATCTGGGCGCTCGGTCTGCGGAACCCGTGGCGCTTCTCGTTCGACCGCGAGACCGGCGACTTCTGGGTCGGCGACGTGGGCAACGAGACCTGGGAGGAGATCAGCGTGGTCACCGCAGAGACCGCATCCGGGGTGAACTTCGGATGGCCGATCTACGAGGGCTCCCGCGAGTCACCGAACCGCAACGGCCGGAACCTGGTCGCGGGAACGACGCACCATCCGCCGATCGCCGAGTACACGCACGAAGACGGGGTCTCGATCGTCGGCGGCTACGTCTACCGTGGCTCGGCGATCCCCGCGCTGCGCGGCGTGTACTTCTACGGCGACTCGAGCGCCGACGACTACGTGCGCGGCCTGCGCGTCTGCGACGGCGAGGTCACGCGCGGGCCCGAGGCGGTGCCGGGCCTCGAGCGTTCGACGCTGCCGAGCTACGGGCTCGTCTCGTTCGGGGAAGACAACGACGGCGAGCTCTACATGGTCTATCTCGTGACCGGTGAAGTGCTCCGCATCGTCGCCGCGGAGTGA
- a CDS encoding TonB family protein — protein MTRSARAMSYGAAISLLAHLAIAWLLPRLAARTHEPDPPEEIAIDVRFEGEAGDGSAVRVPGAATPLEPGGADPDHNVDARDRGQGGDRSGAQRVIRLLPRADQVTLSDAPMNAIGVGQTQRIETARDRATREDRRATPHPADDPFLASGDGDHPERRPLARTDAAPGARIAPEAGTRGAPIAGSEEVVLGESGSTLGGTRAGAVTIEPSGAQSDSPGRGIVGGRGARASESARVALGRPTVDEAAAATPSEARDARVRDDTDAELLAARMMQSVVESTQRRGEEEGAGRGGALGLGAPGTGGGRHEGGRARALGPGDGAYDALDTSDGRYRRWFVETRRRIESAMVFPRERAMRMDQGTSVVELIVRRDGTLARAPRVVRSSGFDDFDGAAIAAIRSTVPFSPLPDDLVPGRDSLRIRMPLEFSNPMVR, from the coding sequence ATGACGCGTTCCGCGCGCGCGATGTCGTATGGCGCCGCGATCTCGCTCCTGGCGCATCTCGCGATCGCGTGGCTGCTCCCGAGGCTCGCAGCGCGCACCCACGAGCCCGACCCGCCGGAGGAGATCGCGATCGACGTGCGCTTCGAAGGCGAAGCGGGCGACGGCAGCGCGGTGCGCGTGCCCGGCGCCGCGACGCCGCTCGAGCCGGGCGGCGCCGATCCCGATCACAACGTCGACGCGCGTGATCGCGGTCAGGGCGGCGATCGCAGCGGCGCGCAGCGCGTGATCCGCCTCTTGCCGCGCGCCGATCAGGTCACGCTGAGCGACGCGCCGATGAACGCGATCGGCGTCGGTCAGACGCAGCGCATCGAGACGGCGCGCGATCGCGCGACCCGCGAGGACCGACGCGCGACGCCGCACCCGGCCGACGATCCGTTCCTCGCGTCGGGCGACGGGGATCATCCGGAGCGCCGCCCGCTCGCACGCACCGACGCCGCGCCCGGCGCGCGCATCGCGCCCGAAGCAGGCACGCGCGGCGCGCCGATCGCGGGCAGCGAAGAGGTGGTGCTCGGCGAGTCGGGATCGACGCTCGGCGGCACTCGCGCCGGCGCGGTCACGATCGAGCCGAGCGGCGCGCAGAGCGACTCACCGGGACGCGGGATCGTCGGAGGACGCGGCGCGCGCGCATCGGAGAGCGCGCGGGTCGCGCTCGGTCGTCCGACCGTCGACGAGGCCGCGGCCGCGACGCCCTCGGAGGCACGCGACGCGCGGGTGCGCGACGACACCGACGCCGAGCTGCTCGCCGCGCGGATGATGCAGTCGGTCGTCGAGTCGACGCAGCGCCGCGGCGAAGAAGAAGGCGCGGGTCGCGGCGGCGCGCTCGGGCTCGGCGCGCCCGGCACCGGCGGCGGTCGTCACGAGGGCGGACGCGCGCGCGCGCTCGGCCCCGGCGACGGCGCGTACGACGCGCTCGACACGAGCGACGGTCGTTATCGCCGCTGGTTCGTCGAGACGCGCCGGCGCATCGAGAGCGCGATGGTGTTCCCGCGCGAGCGCGCGATGCGGATGGATCAGGGCACGAGCGTGGTGGAGCTGATCGTGCGTCGCGACGGAACGCTCGCGCGCGCGCCGCGCGTGGTGCGATCCAGCGGGTTCGACGACTTCGACGGCGCGGCGATCGCCGCGATCCGGAGCACGGTGCCGTTCTCGCCGCTGCCCGACGATCTGGTGCCGGGTCGCGACAGCCTGCGCATCCGCATGCCGCTCGAGTTCTCGAACCCGATGGTGCGGTGA
- a CDS encoding metallopeptidase family protein — translation MRLPSGLDVRVRAPEGALRDDDVVDGTRLRFGRALAILLEPGTIEPALDVLSLSMRDFHVLRDLLLRTGAIAPEPEDGAHCRNCDAPLAFDPRELDPVELETAHAAAPSPALDPAPLPSPVRLPRGGIANEISMRPVTVAEARPLLEALARDTPYRVTPRLLDAMGVRALGTLDRPVLLARVLGRASDAVWAAVERRYLELNAAPPIVAPLACPSCGTLHEVVVPTPDELDPDATRTERDTRAPFLSEDDFEALVERIAPAIYEARGVRIEAVPPRVEPGVPATDIAGEPLLGSYEPRQEVDAAGYTQLEFVVTLYYRTFRRVWEDEGPYDVEAEIRETLDHELEHHLHHLAGHDPMDAAERAEARQEIRALYGDRRLAKLAAREAARDLRQFVRVTWPFFALIALVLGVAATFGWIRW, via the coding sequence GTGAGGCTCCCGTCCGGTCTCGACGTGCGCGTCCGCGCGCCCGAGGGAGCGCTGCGCGACGACGACGTGGTCGACGGCACGCGCCTGCGCTTCGGGCGCGCGCTCGCGATCCTGCTCGAGCCGGGCACGATCGAGCCCGCGCTCGACGTGCTCTCGCTCTCGATGCGCGACTTCCACGTCCTTCGTGATCTGCTGCTCCGCACCGGCGCGATCGCGCCCGAGCCCGAGGACGGCGCGCACTGTCGCAACTGCGACGCGCCGCTCGCGTTCGATCCGCGCGAGCTCGATCCCGTCGAGCTCGAGACCGCGCACGCCGCCGCGCCCTCGCCTGCCCTCGATCCCGCGCCGCTCCCGAGCCCGGTGCGCCTTCCGCGCGGCGGCATCGCGAACGAGATCTCGATGCGCCCCGTCACCGTCGCGGAAGCACGGCCGCTCCTCGAGGCGCTCGCGCGAGACACGCCGTATCGGGTGACCCCGCGCCTGCTCGACGCGATGGGCGTGCGCGCGCTCGGGACGCTCGATCGCCCGGTGCTGCTCGCGCGTGTGCTCGGTCGCGCGAGTGATGCGGTGTGGGCCGCGGTGGAGCGGCGCTATCTCGAGCTCAACGCCGCGCCGCCGATCGTCGCGCCGCTCGCGTGTCCTTCGTGCGGCACGCTGCACGAGGTCGTCGTGCCCACGCCCGACGAGCTCGATCCCGACGCGACGCGCACCGAGCGCGACACCCGCGCTCCGTTCCTCTCGGAAGACGACTTCGAAGCGCTCGTCGAGCGCATCGCGCCCGCGATCTACGAAGCGCGGGGAGTGCGCATCGAGGCCGTCCCGCCGCGCGTGGAGCCCGGCGTGCCCGCCACCGACATCGCGGGTGAGCCGCTGCTCGGCAGCTACGAGCCTCGCCAGGAAGTGGACGCGGCCGGCTACACCCAGCTGGAATTCGTCGTGACGCTCTACTACCGGACCTTCCGCCGCGTGTGGGAGGACGAGGGTCCCTACGATGTCGAGGCCGAGATCCGCGAGACGCTCGATCACGAGCTCGAGCACCACCTTCACCACCTCGCAGGCCACGACCCGATGGACGCGGCCGAGCGCGCCGAGGCACGCCAGGAGATCCGCGCGCTGTACGGCGACCGTCGGCTCGCGAAGCTCGCGGCCCGGGAAGCCGCGCGCGATCTCCGTCAGTTCGTGCGCGTGACCTGGCCCTTCTTCGCGCTCATCGCGCTCGTGCTCGGTGTGGCCGCCACGTTCGGATGGATTCGTTGGTGA
- a CDS encoding ATP-binding protein produces the protein MNPVADDSLDWLAGLGLVVIEERLDGAARSIGPAGASIVERFDVALARAAHLTGSDPRLGALIRQARASGAAMVELAGARIGLHRRGERLLAIVVPQDRTSASIVHELANALTGIAGWTRLATTAGPMPERARSAVEVLDRATNDALDTARTLLASLQGPAEIGEGSDVSDVVGAAISMLRPLADDKDIVVRAKLPTGLRAAARPAELRAIATNLIKNAIEALEPGGEIVVAADAADDRVVLTVVDDGPGMDDDTLAHIFDPFVTHKASGTGLGLALVRDLAQARGGDVRAESGRGRGARFVVRLPALVDARAEARERRQNLRGSGVRRRSTAPLKRPIRVLVVDDDESLRGMVTATLEIRGASVVAVPGVQEAMAVDQNFDLALVDLSLRDGRGDCLLSWLHEHQRTQRAVLMSGAPVTPDEVTHADEVLRKPFTLEDLAEVVDRVVRPSASARSNRSR, from the coding sequence ATGAATCCAGTGGCGGACGACTCGCTCGATTGGCTCGCCGGGCTCGGCCTCGTGGTGATCGAGGAGCGCCTCGACGGCGCGGCGCGCTCGATCGGCCCCGCGGGCGCCAGCATCGTCGAGCGTTTCGACGTCGCGCTCGCGCGTGCCGCGCACCTGACCGGCAGCGATCCGCGCCTCGGTGCGCTCATCCGCCAGGCGCGCGCGAGCGGCGCGGCGATGGTCGAGCTGGCGGGCGCGCGCATCGGGCTGCACCGGCGCGGCGAGCGACTGCTCGCGATCGTGGTCCCGCAGGACCGCACCTCCGCGAGCATCGTGCACGAGCTCGCGAACGCGCTCACCGGCATCGCCGGGTGGACGCGCCTCGCCACCACCGCGGGCCCGATGCCGGAGCGCGCGCGCTCGGCCGTCGAGGTGCTCGATCGTGCGACCAACGACGCGCTCGATACCGCGCGCACGCTGCTCGCTTCGCTCCAGGGCCCCGCCGAGATTGGAGAAGGCAGCGACGTCTCCGACGTCGTCGGCGCAGCGATCTCGATGCTGCGCCCGCTCGCGGACGACAAGGACATCGTGGTGCGCGCGAAGCTGCCCACCGGCCTGCGCGCCGCGGCGCGTCCCGCCGAGCTCCGCGCGATCGCGACGAACCTGATCAAGAACGCGATCGAGGCGCTCGAGCCCGGCGGCGAGATCGTCGTCGCGGCGGACGCGGCCGATGATCGCGTCGTGCTCACCGTCGTCGACGACGGGCCGGGCATGGACGACGACACGCTCGCCCACATCTTCGACCCGTTCGTGACGCACAAGGCGAGCGGCACCGGGCTCGGCCTCGCGCTGGTGCGCGACCTCGCGCAGGCACGCGGCGGTGACGTGCGCGCGGAGAGCGGCCGCGGCCGCGGCGCGCGCTTCGTGGTGCGACTGCCCGCGCTCGTCGATGCGCGCGCCGAGGCCCGCGAGCGACGCCAGAACCTGCGCGGCAGCGGCGTTCGTCGCCGCTCGACCGCGCCGCTCAAGCGACCGATCCGCGTGCTGGTCGTCGACGACGACGAGTCGCTGCGCGGCATGGTGACCGCCACCCTCGAGATCCGCGGCGCGAGCGTGGTCGCAGTGCCCGGCGTGCAGGAAGCGATGGCGGTCGATCAGAATTTCGATCTCGCGCTCGTCGATCTCTCGCTGCGCGACGGACGCGGGGACTGCCTGCTCTCGTGGCTCCACGAGCACCAGCGCACGCAGCGCGCGGTGCTGATGAGCGGCGCGCCCGTGACGCCCGACGAAGTGACCCACGCCGACGAGGTCCTGCGGAAGCCCTTCACGCTCGAGGATCTCGCGGAGGTCGTCGATCGCGTGGTGCGCCCGAGCGCGAGCGCGCGCAGCAACCGCAGCCGCTGA
- a CDS encoding sigma 54-interacting transcriptional regulator encodes MAKNVPHQSVPTGSVETFPTFGDDATDPTPGLVLVYSRLHRQLPSAVAFVDPLTTIGREADNDLSIPEPAVSRYHAVVERREDGCWLIDKGSTNGTIVNGARTHGARLAMHDLVRIGDAVFRFADRGVLSFSAYRLDGSVIAAMRPVRHAIRSQLVGGCQIDLLLERVEKVAKTGLACVIHGESGTGKELLARTIHDASERRGPFQAINCAALPANLIESELFGYRKGAFTGATQDKHGLVRAAHLGTLFLDEIGDMPLEAQAKLLRVLQEREVLPIGATQPERVDVRVVCATHRTLEAEVAAGRFRGDLLARLREFSVRIPPLRERREDLHPLVVHFLKRAGRPEGTVTLPFMLGLAQYAWPYNVRELESAVKLAVALSDGHDIDVRHLPETVQQALRQPPPPSRPAAQSLSSPTTQPDRARFAAAAAAPSSRLGTPTEAELREMLARHRGNIAAVGRELGKERMQVHRWLKRYAIDINDYRS; translated from the coding sequence ATGGCGAAGAACGTCCCGCACCAGAGCGTCCCGACCGGCTCGGTCGAGACCTTCCCGACCTTCGGCGACGACGCGACGGATCCCACGCCGGGCCTCGTGCTCGTCTACTCGCGCCTTCACCGACAGCTCCCCTCCGCGGTCGCGTTCGTCGATCCGCTGACGACGATCGGGCGCGAAGCGGACAACGACCTGTCGATCCCCGAGCCAGCGGTGTCGCGCTACCACGCCGTCGTCGAGCGTCGCGAGGACGGCTGCTGGCTGATCGACAAGGGCTCGACCAACGGCACCATCGTGAACGGTGCGCGGACCCACGGCGCACGGCTCGCGATGCACGACCTGGTGCGCATCGGCGACGCGGTGTTCCGCTTCGCCGATCGCGGCGTGCTCTCGTTCAGCGCGTACCGCCTCGACGGCAGCGTGATCGCGGCGATGCGCCCGGTGCGCCACGCGATCCGCTCGCAGCTCGTCGGCGGATGCCAGATCGACCTGCTGCTCGAGCGCGTCGAGAAGGTCGCGAAGACCGGTCTCGCGTGCGTCATCCACGGCGAGAGCGGCACGGGCAAGGAGCTGCTCGCGCGCACCATCCACGACGCGAGCGAGCGACGTGGTCCGTTCCAGGCGATCAACTGCGCCGCGCTCCCCGCGAACCTGATCGAGAGCGAGCTCTTCGGGTATCGCAAGGGCGCGTTCACCGGCGCGACGCAGGACAAGCACGGCCTGGTGCGCGCCGCGCACCTCGGCACGCTCTTCCTCGACGAGATCGGCGACATGCCGCTCGAGGCGCAGGCGAAGCTGCTGCGCGTGCTGCAGGAGCGCGAGGTCCTGCCGATCGGCGCGACGCAGCCCGAGCGCGTCGACGTGCGCGTCGTGTGCGCGACCCATCGCACGCTCGAGGCCGAGGTCGCGGCCGGGCGCTTCCGCGGCGATCTCCTGGCGCGCCTCCGCGAGTTCTCGGTGCGCATCCCGCCGCTGCGCGAGCGACGCGAGGATCTCCACCCGCTCGTGGTGCACTTCCTCAAGCGCGCCGGGCGCCCCGAGGGAACGGTCACGCTGCCGTTCATGCTCGGCCTCGCGCAGTACGCGTGGCCGTACAACGTGCGCGAGCTCGAGAGCGCGGTGAAGCTCGCGGTCGCGCTCTCCGACGGGCACGACATCGACGTGCGGCACCTGCCCGAGACCGTGCAGCAGGCGCTGCGGCAGCCGCCGCCGCCGAGCCGGCCCGCCGCACAGTCGCTCTCGAGCCCGACCACCCAGCCCGACCGCGCGCGCTTCGCCGCCGCAGCCGCAGCTCCGAGCTCGCGCCTCGGCACGCCCACCGAGGCGGAGCTGCGCGAGATGCTCGCGCGTCATCGCGGCAACATCGCCGCCGTGGGCCGCGAGCTGGGCAAGGAGCGCATGCAGGTCCACCGCTGGCTCAAGCGCTACGCGATCGACATCAACGACTACCGGAGCTGA